One stretch of Longimicrobium sp. DNA includes these proteins:
- a CDS encoding LemA family protein has protein sequence MIIALAVLAVVVLLVIVVYNGLVRLRLQAQNAWSDIDVQLKRRWDLVPNLVETVKGYAAHERGTLESVTAARTHAMSVQGSGPAERAVAEAQLTRAIGGLVATAEAYPQLQASGGFRDLQAQLGGIEEAVQNARRYYNAVVRELNAKIMQFPSNLIAGMFGFRPREFFEADASERAVPKVSF, from the coding sequence ATGATCATCGCCCTGGCCGTGCTCGCGGTCGTCGTGCTGCTGGTGATCGTGGTCTACAACGGGCTGGTGCGGCTGCGGCTGCAGGCGCAGAACGCCTGGTCGGACATCGACGTTCAGCTCAAGCGCCGCTGGGATCTCGTTCCCAATCTTGTCGAGACGGTGAAGGGATACGCCGCCCACGAGCGCGGCACGCTGGAGTCCGTGACCGCGGCGCGCACGCACGCGATGTCGGTGCAGGGAAGCGGCCCCGCCGAGCGCGCCGTGGCCGAGGCGCAGCTCACCCGCGCCATCGGCGGCCTGGTGGCCACGGCCGAGGCGTATCCGCAGCTGCAGGCGTCGGGCGGCTTCCGCGACCTGCAGGCGCAGCTGGGGGGGATCGAGGAGGCGGTGCAGAACGCGCGGCGCTACTACAACGCGGTCGTTCGCGAGCTGAACGCCAAGATCATGCAGTTCCCCTCGAACCTGATCGCGGGGATGTTCGGCTTCCGCCCGCGCGAGTTCTTCGAGGCCGACGCGTCCGAGCGCGCGGTGCCCAAGGTCAGCTTCTGA